The Camelina sativa cultivar DH55 chromosome 14, Cs, whole genome shotgun sequence genome includes a window with the following:
- the LOC104741765 gene encoding agamous-like MADS-box protein AGL86: MRSKLKLSLIANNYLRKQTFKRRKAGIEKKLHEFTTLCGVKACAVICSPYENPVLWPSAEGVQEVVSKVMELPVEDQCKYMFNHETYLRREITKAEKQVEKLRSDNRETQLRQFMFDCLEGKMNQHPYDATDLQDLRSYIGSYIKKLDFRMKVLTEENGESSSSTLLLPSSVAGADSPAVEVTGHPVVADASMVTELNGFYGYFPYDGMTMNPIPNQHESLVQHHVPVDSVQHHVPVGSVEYHTPMNFDDQIQHGIYDMNLHQDMSLDPNQYPYQQGSFMNLLLGHPQEMGYDGEHAHIPFVNGNYHQLPTMDFATTGHMPSINTNTIAGVYAPDDINAL, from the coding sequence atgAGGTCGAAGTTGAAGTTATCGCTCATAGCTAACAACTACTTGAGGAAACAAACATTCAAGAGGAGGAAGGCAGGGATAGAGAAGAAACTCCATGAGTTCACGACTCTCTGCGGTGTGAAAGCCTGTGCGGTCATCTGCAGCCCGTACGAGAATCCGGTGTTGTGGCCGTCAGCGGAAGGCGTCCAAGAGGTGGTTTCGAAGGTTATGGAGTTACCGGTGGAAGATCAGTGCAAGTATATGTTTAATCACGAGACCTATTTGCGTCGCGAAATCACCAAAGCAGAGAAGCAAGTGGAAAAGCTGCGTAGTGATAACCGAGAGACTCAGCTTAGACAATTTATGTTTGATTGTCTCGAAGGCAAGATGAATCAGCACCCGTATGATGCAACGGACCTTCAAGATCTGAGATCTTATATTGGTAGCTATATCAAGAAGCTTGATTTCAGGATGAAGGTCCTTACAGAAGAAAATGGTGAGTCCTCTTCCTCCActctgcttcttccttcttcagttGCTGGTGCAGATTCTCCTGCTGTTGAGGTTACTGGTCATCCTGTTGTTGCGGATGCATCTATGGTAACTGAACTTAATGGATTTTATGGTTATTTTCCTTATGACGGTATGACTATGAATCCGATTCCTAATCAGCATGAGTCGTTGGTTCAACACCATGTTCCTGTTGACTCGGTTCAACACCATGTTCCTGTTGGCTCGGTTGAATACCATACTCCCATGAATTTTGATGATCAGATTCAACATGGAATCTATGATATGAATTTGCACCAGGATATGAGTTTGGATCCAAATCAGTATCCGTATCAACAGGGATCATTTATGAATCTGTTGCTGGGACATCCTCAAGAAATGGGTTATGATGGAGAACATGCCCATATCCCTTTCGTGAACGGCAACTATCACCAGCTACCAACCATGGATTTTGCTACAACTGGTCACATGCCTTccatcaacaccaacaccatTGCGGGTGTTTATGCTCCTGATGACATCAATGCTCTTTAA